ATCTTAATGCCGAGAGACTGGGCTTTTGCTAATTTACTGCCGGCTTTTTCCCCACAAATTAGATAATCTGTCTTTTTTGTGACAGAACTGCCGGCTTTTGCTCCAAGCTCTAAAATCTTCGAGTTGATTTCATCCCTTGTAAAATGAGCAAGTTTTCCTGTTGCAACGATAGTACATCCTGTAAATACATTTTCTTTCATCATAGTATTCATTTCCTTTCTTTCTTCAAATATAAGTTCTTTTTGGAGTTCGTGCCAGAGAATTAAATTGTTTTCATCAGAAAACCAGTCATGGATATTCTGATTCAGAGTATCACCAAAGTCATCTAACTGGGTGAAATCATAGTCACCAGAGGCAGCGTCAAAAAATTCCTGTAGACTGCCGTGGAATACTGTATCCAAAATCCTGCTTTTGGTTCGTCCGACCATAGGAATGTCCATGGAAACCAGGAATCGAACAAAGGTAGTATTCCGGCTGGAAGTAATGGAATTCCATAATCTTTCAAAGGATTTTTTACCGAAACCTTCCAACTGTAAGATTTCTTCCTGATGTTCATTTAGATGGTAAATATCCGGAAATGTCTGGAGATAACCCAAAGTCAGGAATTTTTCCAAGGTAGTTTCGGAGAGTCCCTCGATGTTCATTGCTTTTTTTCCAACGAAATGTGTAAAGCGTTTTCGGATCTGGCTATCACAGTTGGGATTGTCACAATGCACCGTTTCAATGAGACGCCCATCATTTCCTTTTCTTTGATAGATACGAGTCTGAGAACCACAGCATGGACATACAGGAGGAACTGCATCTACGTAATGACCACGTTCCAGATTTTCTTCAATATGAGGAATGATCATATTACGTTTTGATACAGAAATTCTACAACCTGGCACCAATTCTAATTCTTTGATAAAGGTCAGATTGTGAAGGGTTGCTCTGGAAACAGAGCATCCGTCAATTTCCACAGGGTCAAAAACTCCCACAGGTGCAATTTCTCCGAAACGGGTGGGTGTCCATTCTATATTGCGAAGAGTGGTTTCGTAAGTTTCGTCTTCAAACTTAAAAGCCAGTCCATCTTTATAATGATGTCCGGTACGCCCGCAGTTTTTGGAATAGTCCAGACTGTCGAAAATCATTACAATTCCGTCAATAGGCAGATGTTTTTTGCCTGCCAGATCAGTCAGCCTTTCAATATACTGATTTACAAGTTCCGAGGTTAAGGGATGGTTTGCAGCAATATAAGGACAAGGCTGAAAACCATAGTCAAACAGGCTGGAAATTTTCATAGCTCTGCTGTCTGGAAAGAGAAATGGAGAGTCCAGACCTTCCAGAACATTAAAAGGCATAAAGTGCAGACAGCGTCCTGCACAATTTGCCGGATCAAGACTTCGCACAGAGCCAGAAGCCAGATTTCGCCCATTTTTGTAAGGTTCTCCTTTTCCATCTCGGAGAGTTTCTTTTAAACGCTCAAAGTCATGGGTTGGGATGAAGGATTCTCCAACAATCACTAGCCGGCCTTTATATGGAATTGAAAGAGGGACATCAACGTATGCAGGGATGTTATGGGTGATAAGTTCCCCAATTTCTCCGTCGCCACGCGTAGAAGCCTCTACAAGTGTTCCATTTTCGTAGACCAATTTAGTCGTTAATCCGTCCAACTTCAGCATAAACAGAACCGGCTGCTTACCGGCAAAGCTTATCAAGTCCTGTACCTGCTTTGTCTTATCTAAAGAGAGCAAAGGGACTGGATGCTTTACTTTGGGAAGTTCACTGATGGGAGTATAGCCTACGGTTTGTGTCGGTGAATTGGATAAGATAAAGCCTGTCTGCTTTTCTAATTCCACTAATTCATCGAAGATTCGGTCATATTCCGCATCACTGATATTCGGACTGTTCTCATTATAATAAGCGTTACGCTGTAAATTCAGATAGTCCACCAGTTGTTTGATTTTTTCCACGTTTGATAATTCATTGGGATGGTTCATTTTATTCTTGTCTCCTTTTCTATGGTATAGTTGTAATTCTTATTTGTTCCGGTTTTTCTTCCTCCTTTCTTTGCGTTTAGGCATAAAAAAAGAGAATGACACGGATGTTCATTCTCTAATGCGTGCAGTTTCCTGCAAAATAAAAAAAGCCAGAAGTCCCTGCTGGTAGCGTGGTATACTTCTGACACTTTTACAAACCTAAACTGCGTGCGTATATCCTTTCCGGATGACACAAATAATAATTACATAGTAAGTGTAACACTATATGTAGTATGTGTCAATATAAAAACACTATATATCGTTTAGTCTGAGAGGAGAATTACTATATATAGAGGAAGCATGGATATGGAAAATATTATCTCTTGATTTCAGAACGTATGTTCTGTATAATGAGATGTAAAGGAGGGGAACGTGAGTTTGGGAAAAGTGATTTTTCATATAGATGTAAATTCTGCCTTTTTGTCCTGGGAAGCGGTATATCGGCTGCATCATTTGGGATGGAAAGGCGATTTAAGAGAACAGGTGTCGGCGGTAGGAGGGGATATGGCGATGCGTCATGGAATCATTTTGGCAAAATCCATTCCAGC
The DNA window shown above is from Blautia hansenii DSM 20583 and carries:
- the ligA gene encoding NAD-dependent DNA ligase LigA — protein: MNHPNELSNVEKIKQLVDYLNLQRNAYYNENSPNISDAEYDRIFDELVELEKQTGFILSNSPTQTVGYTPISELPKVKHPVPLLSLDKTKQVQDLISFAGKQPVLFMLKLDGLTTKLVYENGTLVEASTRGDGEIGELITHNIPAYVDVPLSIPYKGRLVIVGESFIPTHDFERLKETLRDGKGEPYKNGRNLASGSVRSLDPANCAGRCLHFMPFNVLEGLDSPFLFPDSRAMKISSLFDYGFQPCPYIAANHPLTSELVNQYIERLTDLAGKKHLPIDGIVMIFDSLDYSKNCGRTGHHYKDGLAFKFEDETYETTLRNIEWTPTRFGEIAPVGVFDPVEIDGCSVSRATLHNLTFIKELELVPGCRISVSKRNMIIPHIEENLERGHYVDAVPPVCPCCGSQTRIYQRKGNDGRLIETVHCDNPNCDSQIRKRFTHFVGKKAMNIEGLSETTLEKFLTLGYLQTFPDIYHLNEHQEEILQLEGFGKKSFERLWNSITSSRNTTFVRFLVSMDIPMVGRTKSRILDTVFHGSLQEFFDAASGDYDFTQLDDFGDTLNQNIHDWFSDENNLILWHELQKELIFEERKEMNTMMKENVFTGCTIVATGKLAHFTRDEINSKILELGAKAGSSVTKKTDYLICGEKAGSKLAKAQSLGIKILSEDEFLEMIA